A window from Sus scrofa isolate TJ Tabasco breed Duroc chromosome 2, Sscrofa11.1, whole genome shotgun sequence encodes these proteins:
- the RANBP3 gene encoding ran-binding protein 3 isoform X8, translating to MADLANEEKPAIAPPVFVFQKDKGQKRSAGGSSPEGGEDSDREDGNYCPPVKRERTSSLTQFPPSQSVSKNNVFMPSTFCEPSAGNSDSEPEEKSSGFRLKPPTLIHGQAPSAGLPSQKPKEQQRSVLRPAVLQAPQPKALSQTVPSTGTNGVSVPADCTGAVTLASPDNPARRSPSDEVPALEEKESQKNESSNTSEEENCEKKEQVAQQAFVFGQNLRDRVKLINENTEVADMENAGHPSSETPTATNYFLQYISSSLENSTNSADAASSKFIFGQNMSERVLSPPKLNEVSSDANRETIAAESGSESSSQEATPEKANNVAESLAESAAAYTKATARKCLLEKVEVITGEEAESNVLQIQCKLFVFDKTSQSWVERGRGLLRLNDMASTDDGTLQSRLVMRTQGSLRLILNTKLWAQMQIDKASEKSIRITAMDTEDQGVKVFLISASSKDTGQLYAALHHRILALRSRVEQEQEAKTPAPEPGAAPSNEDDSDDDDVLAPSGATGSGEPGAGDEGDGQTAGST from the exons AGGTCAGCCGGAGGCTCCAGCCCCGAAGGTGGAGAAG ATTCCGACCGAGAAGATGGAAATTACTGCCCTCCTGTCAAACGAGAAAGAACGTCCTCTTTAACACAGTTCCCACCTTCACAGTCAG TAtcaaaaaacaatgtttttatgCCATCAACCTTCTGCGAGCCATCTGCAGGCAATTCTGACTCAGAACCAG AGGAAAAGAGCAGTGGATTCCGGTTGAAGCCGCCAACACTGATCCACGGCCAGGCACCCAGTGCAG GTCTGCCGAGCCAGAAGCCCAAGGAGCAGCAGCGGAGCGTGCTTCGCCCAGCAGTGTTACAAGCTCCTCAGCCAAAGGCACTCTCACAGACCG TCCCGAGCACCGGCACCAACGGGGTCAGTGTCCCGGCAGACTGCACAGGGGCAGTGACATTGGCCTCACCTGACAACCCCGCCCGGAGAAGTCCATCTGATGAGGTGCCAGCACTTGAG GAGAAAGAGTCCCAGAAAAATGAATCCAGCAATACTTCTGAGGAGGAGAACTGTGAGAAGAAGGAGCAAGTTGCACAGCAGGCATTTGTGTTTGGGCAGAACCTGAGGGACAGAGTTAAG TTAATCAATGAGAACACTGAAGTAGCGGACATGGAGAATGCCGGACACCCCAGTTCAGAAACACCAACTGCCACCAACTACTTCCTTCAGTATATCAGCTCCAG TTTAGAGAATTCAACCAATAGTGCCGACGCCGCCAGCAGCAAGTTTATATTTGGCCAGAACATGAGTGAACGCGTGTTG AGTCCGCCCAAACTAAACGAGGTCAGTTCCGATGCCAACAGAGAAACCATAGCTGCTGAGTCTGGGTCCGAGTCCTCGTCCCAAGAGGCCACCCCTGAGAAAG CTAATAACGTTGCAGAGTCCCTGGCCGAGTCGGCAGCCGCCTACACAAAGGCAACGGCGCGGAAGTGTTTGCTGGAAAAAGTGGAGGTGATCAccggggaggaggcagagagcaaCGTGTTGCAG ATCCAGTGTAAGCTGTTTGTCTTTGACAAGACCTCACAGTCGTGGGTGGAGCGAGGCCGGGGGCTACTCAGACTCAATGACATGGCATCGACCGACGACGGGACGTTACAGTCCCGACTAG TGATGAGGACCCAGGGCAGCCTGCGGCTGATCCTCAACACCAAGCTGTGGGCCCAGATGCAGATCGACAAGGCCAGTGAGAAGAGCATCCGCATCACAGCCATGGACACTGAGGACCAGGGCGTGAAGGTCTTCTTGATCTCG GCCAGCTCCAAGGACACAGGCCAGCTGTATGCAGCCCTACACCACCGCATCCTGGCCCTGCGCAGCCGAgtggagcaggagcaggaggccAAGACACCTGCCCCGGAGCCTGGAGCAGCTCCATCCAATGAGGATGACAGTGACGATGATGACGTCCTGGCTCCATCGGGAGCCACTGGAAGTGGTGAGCCAG GCGCTGGTGACGAAGGGGACGGGCAGACAGCTGGGAGCACATAG
- the RANBP3 gene encoding ran-binding protein 3 isoform X11, with protein sequence MADLANEEKPAIAPPVFVFQKDKGQKRSAGGSSPEGGEDSDREDGNYCPPVKRERTSSLTQFPPSQSEEKSSGFRLKPPTLIHGQAPSAGLPSQKPKEQQRSVLRPAVLQAPQPKALSQTVPSTGTNGVSVPADCTGAVTLASPDNPARRSPSDEVPALEEKESQKNESSNTSEEENCEKKEQVAQQAFVFGQNLRDRVKLINENTEVADMENAGHPSSETPTATNYFLQYISSSLENSTNSADAASSKFIFGQNMSERVLSPPKLNEVSSDANRETIAAESGSESSSQEATPEKANNVAESLAESAAAYTKATARKCLLEKVEVITGEEAESNVLQIQCKLFVFDKTSQSWVERGRGLLRLNDMASTDDGTLQSRLVMRTQGSLRLILNTKLWAQMQIDKASEKSIRITAMDTEDQGVKVFLISASSKDTGQLYAALHHRILALRSRVEQEQEAKTPAPEPGAAPSNEDDSDDDDVLAPSGATGSGEPGAGDEGDGQTAGST encoded by the exons AGGTCAGCCGGAGGCTCCAGCCCCGAAGGTGGAGAAG ATTCCGACCGAGAAGATGGAAATTACTGCCCTCCTGTCAAACGAGAAAGAACGTCCTCTTTAACACAGTTCCCACCTTCACAGTCAG AGGAAAAGAGCAGTGGATTCCGGTTGAAGCCGCCAACACTGATCCACGGCCAGGCACCCAGTGCAG GTCTGCCGAGCCAGAAGCCCAAGGAGCAGCAGCGGAGCGTGCTTCGCCCAGCAGTGTTACAAGCTCCTCAGCCAAAGGCACTCTCACAGACCG TCCCGAGCACCGGCACCAACGGGGTCAGTGTCCCGGCAGACTGCACAGGGGCAGTGACATTGGCCTCACCTGACAACCCCGCCCGGAGAAGTCCATCTGATGAGGTGCCAGCACTTGAG GAGAAAGAGTCCCAGAAAAATGAATCCAGCAATACTTCTGAGGAGGAGAACTGTGAGAAGAAGGAGCAAGTTGCACAGCAGGCATTTGTGTTTGGGCAGAACCTGAGGGACAGAGTTAAG TTAATCAATGAGAACACTGAAGTAGCGGACATGGAGAATGCCGGACACCCCAGTTCAGAAACACCAACTGCCACCAACTACTTCCTTCAGTATATCAGCTCCAG TTTAGAGAATTCAACCAATAGTGCCGACGCCGCCAGCAGCAAGTTTATATTTGGCCAGAACATGAGTGAACGCGTGTTG AGTCCGCCCAAACTAAACGAGGTCAGTTCCGATGCCAACAGAGAAACCATAGCTGCTGAGTCTGGGTCCGAGTCCTCGTCCCAAGAGGCCACCCCTGAGAAAG CTAATAACGTTGCAGAGTCCCTGGCCGAGTCGGCAGCCGCCTACACAAAGGCAACGGCGCGGAAGTGTTTGCTGGAAAAAGTGGAGGTGATCAccggggaggaggcagagagcaaCGTGTTGCAG ATCCAGTGTAAGCTGTTTGTCTTTGACAAGACCTCACAGTCGTGGGTGGAGCGAGGCCGGGGGCTACTCAGACTCAATGACATGGCATCGACCGACGACGGGACGTTACAGTCCCGACTAG TGATGAGGACCCAGGGCAGCCTGCGGCTGATCCTCAACACCAAGCTGTGGGCCCAGATGCAGATCGACAAGGCCAGTGAGAAGAGCATCCGCATCACAGCCATGGACACTGAGGACCAGGGCGTGAAGGTCTTCTTGATCTCG GCCAGCTCCAAGGACACAGGCCAGCTGTATGCAGCCCTACACCACCGCATCCTGGCCCTGCGCAGCCGAgtggagcaggagcaggaggccAAGACACCTGCCCCGGAGCCTGGAGCAGCTCCATCCAATGAGGATGACAGTGACGATGATGACGTCCTGGCTCCATCGGGAGCCACTGGAAGTGGTGAGCCAG GCGCTGGTGACGAAGGGGACGGGCAGACAGCTGGGAGCACATAG
- the RANBP3 gene encoding ran-binding protein 3 isoform X12, with protein MADLANEEKPAIAPPVFVFQKDKGQKRSAGGSSPEGGEDSDREDGNYCPPVKRERTSSLTQFPPSQSEEKSSGFRLKPPTLIHGQAPSAGLPSQKPKEQQRSVLRPAVLQAPQPKALSQTVPSTGTNGVSVPADCTGAVTLASPDNPARRSPSDEVPALEEKESQKNESSNTSEEENCEKKEQVAQQAFVFGQNLRDRVKLINENTEVADMENAGHPSSETPTATNYFLQYISSSLENSTNSADAASSKFIFGQNMSERVLSPPKLNEVSSDANRETIAAESGSESSSQEATPEKANNVAESLAESAAAYTKATARKCLLEKVEVITGEEAESNVLQIQCKLFVFDKTSQSWVERGRGLLRLNDMASTDDGTLQSRLVMRTQGSLRLILNTKLWAQMQIDKASEKSIRITAMDTEDQGVKVFLISASSKDTGQLYAALHHRILALRSRVEQEQEAKTPAPEPGAAPSNEDDSDDDDVLAPSGATGSGAGDEGDGQTAGST; from the exons AGGTCAGCCGGAGGCTCCAGCCCCGAAGGTGGAGAAG ATTCCGACCGAGAAGATGGAAATTACTGCCCTCCTGTCAAACGAGAAAGAACGTCCTCTTTAACACAGTTCCCACCTTCACAGTCAG AGGAAAAGAGCAGTGGATTCCGGTTGAAGCCGCCAACACTGATCCACGGCCAGGCACCCAGTGCAG GTCTGCCGAGCCAGAAGCCCAAGGAGCAGCAGCGGAGCGTGCTTCGCCCAGCAGTGTTACAAGCTCCTCAGCCAAAGGCACTCTCACAGACCG TCCCGAGCACCGGCACCAACGGGGTCAGTGTCCCGGCAGACTGCACAGGGGCAGTGACATTGGCCTCACCTGACAACCCCGCCCGGAGAAGTCCATCTGATGAGGTGCCAGCACTTGAG GAGAAAGAGTCCCAGAAAAATGAATCCAGCAATACTTCTGAGGAGGAGAACTGTGAGAAGAAGGAGCAAGTTGCACAGCAGGCATTTGTGTTTGGGCAGAACCTGAGGGACAGAGTTAAG TTAATCAATGAGAACACTGAAGTAGCGGACATGGAGAATGCCGGACACCCCAGTTCAGAAACACCAACTGCCACCAACTACTTCCTTCAGTATATCAGCTCCAG TTTAGAGAATTCAACCAATAGTGCCGACGCCGCCAGCAGCAAGTTTATATTTGGCCAGAACATGAGTGAACGCGTGTTG AGTCCGCCCAAACTAAACGAGGTCAGTTCCGATGCCAACAGAGAAACCATAGCTGCTGAGTCTGGGTCCGAGTCCTCGTCCCAAGAGGCCACCCCTGAGAAAG CTAATAACGTTGCAGAGTCCCTGGCCGAGTCGGCAGCCGCCTACACAAAGGCAACGGCGCGGAAGTGTTTGCTGGAAAAAGTGGAGGTGATCAccggggaggaggcagagagcaaCGTGTTGCAG ATCCAGTGTAAGCTGTTTGTCTTTGACAAGACCTCACAGTCGTGGGTGGAGCGAGGCCGGGGGCTACTCAGACTCAATGACATGGCATCGACCGACGACGGGACGTTACAGTCCCGACTAG TGATGAGGACCCAGGGCAGCCTGCGGCTGATCCTCAACACCAAGCTGTGGGCCCAGATGCAGATCGACAAGGCCAGTGAGAAGAGCATCCGCATCACAGCCATGGACACTGAGGACCAGGGCGTGAAGGTCTTCTTGATCTCG GCCAGCTCCAAGGACACAGGCCAGCTGTATGCAGCCCTACACCACCGCATCCTGGCCCTGCGCAGCCGAgtggagcaggagcaggaggccAAGACACCTGCCCCGGAGCCTGGAGCAGCTCCATCCAATGAGGATGACAGTGACGATGATGACGTCCTGGCTCCATCGGGAGCCACTGGAAGTG GCGCTGGTGACGAAGGGGACGGGCAGACAGCTGGGAGCACATAG
- the RANBP3 gene encoding ran-binding protein 3 isoform X9 yields the protein MADLANEEKPAIAPPVFVFQKDKGQKRSAGGSSPEGGEDSDREDGNYCPPVKRERTSSLTQFPPSQSVSKNNVFMPSTFCEPSAGNSDSEPEEKSSGFRLKPPTLIHGQAPSAGLPSQKPKEQQRSVLRPAVLQAPQPKALSQTVPSTGTNGVSVPADCTGAVTLASPDNPARRSPSDEVPALEEKESQKNESSNTSEEENCEKKEQVAQQAFVFGQNLRDRVKLINENTEVADMENAGHPSSETPTATNYFLQYISSSLENSTNSADAASSKFIFGQNMSERVLSPPKLNEVSSDANRETIAAESGSESSSQEATPEKANNVAESLAESAAAYTKATARKCLLEKVEVITGEEAESNVLQIQCKLFVFDKTSQSWVERGRGLLRLNDMASTDDGTLQSRLVMRTQGSLRLILNTKLWAQMQIDKASEKSIRITAMDTEDQGVKVFLISASSKDTGQLYAALHHRILALRSRVEQEQEAKTPAPEPGAAPSNEDDSDDDDVLAPSGATGSGAGDEGDGQTAGST from the exons AGGTCAGCCGGAGGCTCCAGCCCCGAAGGTGGAGAAG ATTCCGACCGAGAAGATGGAAATTACTGCCCTCCTGTCAAACGAGAAAGAACGTCCTCTTTAACACAGTTCCCACCTTCACAGTCAG TAtcaaaaaacaatgtttttatgCCATCAACCTTCTGCGAGCCATCTGCAGGCAATTCTGACTCAGAACCAG AGGAAAAGAGCAGTGGATTCCGGTTGAAGCCGCCAACACTGATCCACGGCCAGGCACCCAGTGCAG GTCTGCCGAGCCAGAAGCCCAAGGAGCAGCAGCGGAGCGTGCTTCGCCCAGCAGTGTTACAAGCTCCTCAGCCAAAGGCACTCTCACAGACCG TCCCGAGCACCGGCACCAACGGGGTCAGTGTCCCGGCAGACTGCACAGGGGCAGTGACATTGGCCTCACCTGACAACCCCGCCCGGAGAAGTCCATCTGATGAGGTGCCAGCACTTGAG GAGAAAGAGTCCCAGAAAAATGAATCCAGCAATACTTCTGAGGAGGAGAACTGTGAGAAGAAGGAGCAAGTTGCACAGCAGGCATTTGTGTTTGGGCAGAACCTGAGGGACAGAGTTAAG TTAATCAATGAGAACACTGAAGTAGCGGACATGGAGAATGCCGGACACCCCAGTTCAGAAACACCAACTGCCACCAACTACTTCCTTCAGTATATCAGCTCCAG TTTAGAGAATTCAACCAATAGTGCCGACGCCGCCAGCAGCAAGTTTATATTTGGCCAGAACATGAGTGAACGCGTGTTG AGTCCGCCCAAACTAAACGAGGTCAGTTCCGATGCCAACAGAGAAACCATAGCTGCTGAGTCTGGGTCCGAGTCCTCGTCCCAAGAGGCCACCCCTGAGAAAG CTAATAACGTTGCAGAGTCCCTGGCCGAGTCGGCAGCCGCCTACACAAAGGCAACGGCGCGGAAGTGTTTGCTGGAAAAAGTGGAGGTGATCAccggggaggaggcagagagcaaCGTGTTGCAG ATCCAGTGTAAGCTGTTTGTCTTTGACAAGACCTCACAGTCGTGGGTGGAGCGAGGCCGGGGGCTACTCAGACTCAATGACATGGCATCGACCGACGACGGGACGTTACAGTCCCGACTAG TGATGAGGACCCAGGGCAGCCTGCGGCTGATCCTCAACACCAAGCTGTGGGCCCAGATGCAGATCGACAAGGCCAGTGAGAAGAGCATCCGCATCACAGCCATGGACACTGAGGACCAGGGCGTGAAGGTCTTCTTGATCTCG GCCAGCTCCAAGGACACAGGCCAGCTGTATGCAGCCCTACACCACCGCATCCTGGCCCTGCGCAGCCGAgtggagcaggagcaggaggccAAGACACCTGCCCCGGAGCCTGGAGCAGCTCCATCCAATGAGGATGACAGTGACGATGATGACGTCCTGGCTCCATCGGGAGCCACTGGAAGTG GCGCTGGTGACGAAGGGGACGGGCAGACAGCTGGGAGCACATAG
- the RANBP3 gene encoding ran-binding protein 3 isoform X13, with product MADLANEEKPAIAPPVFVFQKDKGQKRSAGGSSPEGGEDSDREDGNYCPPVKRERTSSLTQFPPSQSEEKSSGFRLKPPTLIHGQAPSAGLPSQKPKEQQRSVLRPAVLQAPQPKALSQTVPSTGTNGVSVPADCTGAVTLASPDNPARRSPSDEVPALEEKESQKNESSNTSEEENCEKKEQVAQQAFVFGQNLRDRVKLINENTEVADMENAGHPSSETPTATNYFLQYISSSLENSTNSADAASSKFIFGQNMSERVLSPPKLNEVSSDANRETIAAESGSESSSQEATPEKESLAESAAAYTKATARKCLLEKVEVITGEEAESNVLQIQCKLFVFDKTSQSWVERGRGLLRLNDMASTDDGTLQSRLVMRTQGSLRLILNTKLWAQMQIDKASEKSIRITAMDTEDQGVKVFLISASSKDTGQLYAALHHRILALRSRVEQEQEAKTPAPEPGAAPSNEDDSDDDDVLAPSGATGSGAGDEGDGQTAGST from the exons AGGTCAGCCGGAGGCTCCAGCCCCGAAGGTGGAGAAG ATTCCGACCGAGAAGATGGAAATTACTGCCCTCCTGTCAAACGAGAAAGAACGTCCTCTTTAACACAGTTCCCACCTTCACAGTCAG AGGAAAAGAGCAGTGGATTCCGGTTGAAGCCGCCAACACTGATCCACGGCCAGGCACCCAGTGCAG GTCTGCCGAGCCAGAAGCCCAAGGAGCAGCAGCGGAGCGTGCTTCGCCCAGCAGTGTTACAAGCTCCTCAGCCAAAGGCACTCTCACAGACCG TCCCGAGCACCGGCACCAACGGGGTCAGTGTCCCGGCAGACTGCACAGGGGCAGTGACATTGGCCTCACCTGACAACCCCGCCCGGAGAAGTCCATCTGATGAGGTGCCAGCACTTGAG GAGAAAGAGTCCCAGAAAAATGAATCCAGCAATACTTCTGAGGAGGAGAACTGTGAGAAGAAGGAGCAAGTTGCACAGCAGGCATTTGTGTTTGGGCAGAACCTGAGGGACAGAGTTAAG TTAATCAATGAGAACACTGAAGTAGCGGACATGGAGAATGCCGGACACCCCAGTTCAGAAACACCAACTGCCACCAACTACTTCCTTCAGTATATCAGCTCCAG TTTAGAGAATTCAACCAATAGTGCCGACGCCGCCAGCAGCAAGTTTATATTTGGCCAGAACATGAGTGAACGCGTGTTG AGTCCGCCCAAACTAAACGAGGTCAGTTCCGATGCCAACAGAGAAACCATAGCTGCTGAGTCTGGGTCCGAGTCCTCGTCCCAAGAGGCCACCCCTGAGAAAG AGTCCCTGGCCGAGTCGGCAGCCGCCTACACAAAGGCAACGGCGCGGAAGTGTTTGCTGGAAAAAGTGGAGGTGATCAccggggaggaggcagagagcaaCGTGTTGCAG ATCCAGTGTAAGCTGTTTGTCTTTGACAAGACCTCACAGTCGTGGGTGGAGCGAGGCCGGGGGCTACTCAGACTCAATGACATGGCATCGACCGACGACGGGACGTTACAGTCCCGACTAG TGATGAGGACCCAGGGCAGCCTGCGGCTGATCCTCAACACCAAGCTGTGGGCCCAGATGCAGATCGACAAGGCCAGTGAGAAGAGCATCCGCATCACAGCCATGGACACTGAGGACCAGGGCGTGAAGGTCTTCTTGATCTCG GCCAGCTCCAAGGACACAGGCCAGCTGTATGCAGCCCTACACCACCGCATCCTGGCCCTGCGCAGCCGAgtggagcaggagcaggaggccAAGACACCTGCCCCGGAGCCTGGAGCAGCTCCATCCAATGAGGATGACAGTGACGATGATGACGTCCTGGCTCCATCGGGAGCCACTGGAAGTG GCGCTGGTGACGAAGGGGACGGGCAGACAGCTGGGAGCACATAG
- the RANBP3 gene encoding ran-binding protein 3 isoform X10, translating into MADLANEEKPAIAPPVFVFQKDKGQKRSAGGSSPEGGEDSDREDGNYCPPVKRERTSSLTQFPPSQSVSKNNVFMPSTFCEPSAGNSDSEPEEKSSGFRLKPPTLIHGQAPSAGLPSQKPKEQQRSVLRPAVLQAPQPKALSQTVPSTGTNGVSVPADCTGAVTLASPDNPARRSPSDEVPALEEKESQKNESSNTSEEENCEKKEQVAQQAFVFGQNLRDRVKLINENTEVADMENAGHPSSETPTATNYFLQYISSSLENSTNSADAASSKFIFGQNMSERVLSPPKLNEVSSDANRETIAAESGSESSSQEATPEKESLAESAAAYTKATARKCLLEKVEVITGEEAESNVLQIQCKLFVFDKTSQSWVERGRGLLRLNDMASTDDGTLQSRLVMRTQGSLRLILNTKLWAQMQIDKASEKSIRITAMDTEDQGVKVFLISASSKDTGQLYAALHHRILALRSRVEQEQEAKTPAPEPGAAPSNEDDSDDDDVLAPSGATGSGAGDEGDGQTAGST; encoded by the exons AGGTCAGCCGGAGGCTCCAGCCCCGAAGGTGGAGAAG ATTCCGACCGAGAAGATGGAAATTACTGCCCTCCTGTCAAACGAGAAAGAACGTCCTCTTTAACACAGTTCCCACCTTCACAGTCAG TAtcaaaaaacaatgtttttatgCCATCAACCTTCTGCGAGCCATCTGCAGGCAATTCTGACTCAGAACCAG AGGAAAAGAGCAGTGGATTCCGGTTGAAGCCGCCAACACTGATCCACGGCCAGGCACCCAGTGCAG GTCTGCCGAGCCAGAAGCCCAAGGAGCAGCAGCGGAGCGTGCTTCGCCCAGCAGTGTTACAAGCTCCTCAGCCAAAGGCACTCTCACAGACCG TCCCGAGCACCGGCACCAACGGGGTCAGTGTCCCGGCAGACTGCACAGGGGCAGTGACATTGGCCTCACCTGACAACCCCGCCCGGAGAAGTCCATCTGATGAGGTGCCAGCACTTGAG GAGAAAGAGTCCCAGAAAAATGAATCCAGCAATACTTCTGAGGAGGAGAACTGTGAGAAGAAGGAGCAAGTTGCACAGCAGGCATTTGTGTTTGGGCAGAACCTGAGGGACAGAGTTAAG TTAATCAATGAGAACACTGAAGTAGCGGACATGGAGAATGCCGGACACCCCAGTTCAGAAACACCAACTGCCACCAACTACTTCCTTCAGTATATCAGCTCCAG TTTAGAGAATTCAACCAATAGTGCCGACGCCGCCAGCAGCAAGTTTATATTTGGCCAGAACATGAGTGAACGCGTGTTG AGTCCGCCCAAACTAAACGAGGTCAGTTCCGATGCCAACAGAGAAACCATAGCTGCTGAGTCTGGGTCCGAGTCCTCGTCCCAAGAGGCCACCCCTGAGAAAG AGTCCCTGGCCGAGTCGGCAGCCGCCTACACAAAGGCAACGGCGCGGAAGTGTTTGCTGGAAAAAGTGGAGGTGATCAccggggaggaggcagagagcaaCGTGTTGCAG ATCCAGTGTAAGCTGTTTGTCTTTGACAAGACCTCACAGTCGTGGGTGGAGCGAGGCCGGGGGCTACTCAGACTCAATGACATGGCATCGACCGACGACGGGACGTTACAGTCCCGACTAG TGATGAGGACCCAGGGCAGCCTGCGGCTGATCCTCAACACCAAGCTGTGGGCCCAGATGCAGATCGACAAGGCCAGTGAGAAGAGCATCCGCATCACAGCCATGGACACTGAGGACCAGGGCGTGAAGGTCTTCTTGATCTCG GCCAGCTCCAAGGACACAGGCCAGCTGTATGCAGCCCTACACCACCGCATCCTGGCCCTGCGCAGCCGAgtggagcaggagcaggaggccAAGACACCTGCCCCGGAGCCTGGAGCAGCTCCATCCAATGAGGATGACAGTGACGATGATGACGTCCTGGCTCCATCGGGAGCCACTGGAAGTG GCGCTGGTGACGAAGGGGACGGGCAGACAGCTGGGAGCACATAG
- the RANBP3 gene encoding ran-binding protein 3 isoform X14: MPSTFCEPSAGNSDSEPEEKSSGFRLKPPTLIHGQAPSAGLPSQKPKEQQRSVLRPAVLQAPQPKALSQTVPSTGTNGVSVPADCTGAVTLASPDNPARRSPSDEVPALEEKESQKNESSNTSEEENCEKKEQVAQQAFVFGQNLRDRVKLINENTEVADMENAGHPSSETPTATNYFLQYISSSLENSTNSADAASSKFIFGQNMSERVLSPPKLNEVSSDANRETIAAESGSESSSQEATPEKANNVAESLAESAAAYTKATARKCLLEKVEVITGEEAESNVLQIQCKLFVFDKTSQSWVERGRGLLRLNDMASTDDGTLQSRLVMRTQGSLRLILNTKLWAQMQIDKASEKSIRITAMDTEDQGVKVFLISASSKDTGQLYAALHHRILALRSRVEQEQEAKTPAPEPGAAPSNEDDSDDDDVLAPSGATGSGEPGAGDEGDGQTAGST, encoded by the exons atgCCATCAACCTTCTGCGAGCCATCTGCAGGCAATTCTGACTCAGAACCAG AGGAAAAGAGCAGTGGATTCCGGTTGAAGCCGCCAACACTGATCCACGGCCAGGCACCCAGTGCAG GTCTGCCGAGCCAGAAGCCCAAGGAGCAGCAGCGGAGCGTGCTTCGCCCAGCAGTGTTACAAGCTCCTCAGCCAAAGGCACTCTCACAGACCG TCCCGAGCACCGGCACCAACGGGGTCAGTGTCCCGGCAGACTGCACAGGGGCAGTGACATTGGCCTCACCTGACAACCCCGCCCGGAGAAGTCCATCTGATGAGGTGCCAGCACTTGAG GAGAAAGAGTCCCAGAAAAATGAATCCAGCAATACTTCTGAGGAGGAGAACTGTGAGAAGAAGGAGCAAGTTGCACAGCAGGCATTTGTGTTTGGGCAGAACCTGAGGGACAGAGTTAAG TTAATCAATGAGAACACTGAAGTAGCGGACATGGAGAATGCCGGACACCCCAGTTCAGAAACACCAACTGCCACCAACTACTTCCTTCAGTATATCAGCTCCAG TTTAGAGAATTCAACCAATAGTGCCGACGCCGCCAGCAGCAAGTTTATATTTGGCCAGAACATGAGTGAACGCGTGTTG AGTCCGCCCAAACTAAACGAGGTCAGTTCCGATGCCAACAGAGAAACCATAGCTGCTGAGTCTGGGTCCGAGTCCTCGTCCCAAGAGGCCACCCCTGAGAAAG CTAATAACGTTGCAGAGTCCCTGGCCGAGTCGGCAGCCGCCTACACAAAGGCAACGGCGCGGAAGTGTTTGCTGGAAAAAGTGGAGGTGATCAccggggaggaggcagagagcaaCGTGTTGCAG ATCCAGTGTAAGCTGTTTGTCTTTGACAAGACCTCACAGTCGTGGGTGGAGCGAGGCCGGGGGCTACTCAGACTCAATGACATGGCATCGACCGACGACGGGACGTTACAGTCCCGACTAG TGATGAGGACCCAGGGCAGCCTGCGGCTGATCCTCAACACCAAGCTGTGGGCCCAGATGCAGATCGACAAGGCCAGTGAGAAGAGCATCCGCATCACAGCCATGGACACTGAGGACCAGGGCGTGAAGGTCTTCTTGATCTCG GCCAGCTCCAAGGACACAGGCCAGCTGTATGCAGCCCTACACCACCGCATCCTGGCCCTGCGCAGCCGAgtggagcaggagcaggaggccAAGACACCTGCCCCGGAGCCTGGAGCAGCTCCATCCAATGAGGATGACAGTGACGATGATGACGTCCTGGCTCCATCGGGAGCCACTGGAAGTGGTGAGCCAG GCGCTGGTGACGAAGGGGACGGGCAGACAGCTGGGAGCACATAG